From the genome of Mucilaginibacter paludis DSM 18603:
AACAAACACTTTACCGCTTACATAAGTTTGGGTATCGGTTAAAAAAGCCTCAATGTTGCGCATAATAGGGTCGTGAAACTGCCCTTCGTGCAACCAGTTGCCATAGAAAGACGATAACTGGTCTTTCCACGATAGTTGCCATTTGGTTAACACATGTTTCTCTAAAGTATGGTGCGCTTTGATGATGATGATAGGCGCGGCGGCTTCAAAACCTACGCGGCCCTTAATGCCGATGATGGTATCGCCAACGTGAATATCGCGGCCAATGCCATAAGGCTGGGCAATAGCTTGCAGCGCCTGGATGGCCTTGGTAGGGTGGGCATAAGTGGTACCGTCGATACCAATCAGCTCGCCTTTTTCAAAAGTAAGCTCCAGTTTTTTAGGCTCGGTTTGCGATACCTGGGTTGGCCAGGCTTCTTCGGGCAGGCCCTGGTTGGATGTTAAAGTTTCGCGGCCGCCAACTGATGTACCCCAGATGCCTTTGTTAATGGAGTATTTGGCTTTCTCAAAATTCATTTCAACACCGTGTTCCTTCAGGTATTTAATTTCCTCTTCGCGACTCAGCTTTAAATCGCGGATGGGGGTTAATATCTGTACTTCGGGCACCAGGATATTGAAGATCATATCAAACCTCACCTGATCGTTACCGGCGCCGGTGCTGCCGTGGGCAACGTACTCGGCATTAATTTCTTTGGCGTAGTTGGCAATGGCAGTAGCCTGGCTAACACGCTCGGCACTAACTGACAGGGGGTAGGTATTGTTTTTTAATACGTTGCCATAAACTAAATAACGGATGCAGGTATTGTAAAAGTTGATGGTTTCGTCAACTACGTGGTGCGATGTAACACCCATTTCGTAGGCGCGTTTTTC
Proteins encoded in this window:
- a CDS encoding argininosuccinate synthase codes for the protein MKKKVVLAYSGGLDTSFCCIYLTRDLDMEVHSVIVNTGGFSEEELQAVEKRAYEMGVTSHHVVDETINFYNTCIRYLVYGNVLKNNTYPLSVSAERVSQATAIANYAKEINAEYVAHGSTGAGNDQVRFDMIFNILVPEVQILTPIRDLKLSREEEIKYLKEHGVEMNFEKAKYSINKGIWGTSVGGRETLTSNQGLPEEAWPTQVSQTEPKKLELTFEKGELIGIDGTTYAHPTKAIQALQAIAQPYGIGRDIHVGDTIIGIKGRVGFEAAAPIIIIKAHHTLEKHVLTKWQLSWKDQLSSFYGNWLHEGQFHDPIMRNIEAFLTDTQTYVSGKVFVELHPYRFQVIGIESDHDLMSNKFGTYGEMNNSWSGEDVKGFSKIFGNQVMIYHKVNG